A section of the Citrobacter farmeri genome encodes:
- a CDS encoding ABC transporter ATP-binding protein — MTTLSLRNIHKKYDKTTIIENLSLEIAFGEFIVLVGPSGCGKSTLLRMIAGLETPDGGTLMMGDIDVTHLAAGKRNLSMVFQSYALYPHMTVRENLSFGLRNIRTPAAEIARRIEHAAAMLKLDEMLDRLPQNLSGGQRQRVAIGRSIVQQPELFLFDEPLSNLDAALRVEMRQEILQLHHTLKNTMIYVTHDQVEAMTLADRIVVLYKGKIEQVGTPLELYNTPANLFVAEFIGTPKINILPAVWRQGMLHLADDLRFPLSRQPIGARDGDKMFVAIRPEHMQYQQPGDFSLNGRTRLCELQGDSTLVWLEVAGQSLCLKSFQQLSFPAQSALTLTVQEQHLHLFDSIGKRVTFA; from the coding sequence ATGACCACCCTTTCCCTCAGGAATATTCATAAAAAATATGACAAGACCACCATCATTGAAAATCTCTCGCTGGAGATCGCCTTCGGGGAATTTATCGTTCTGGTCGGCCCGTCGGGCTGCGGTAAATCCACGCTGCTGCGCATGATTGCTGGGCTGGAAACCCCTGACGGCGGCACACTGATGATGGGTGATATCGACGTCACCCACCTGGCGGCAGGTAAACGCAACCTCTCAATGGTGTTTCAGTCCTATGCCCTCTATCCGCATATGACGGTGCGGGAAAATCTCTCTTTTGGCCTGCGAAATATCCGCACACCGGCGGCTGAAATTGCCCGACGGATAGAGCATGCCGCCGCGATGCTCAAGCTAGACGAGATGCTGGATCGGCTTCCGCAAAATCTCTCCGGCGGCCAGCGCCAGCGCGTGGCGATTGGGCGCTCCATCGTTCAGCAGCCGGAGCTTTTTCTGTTCGACGAACCGCTGTCGAACCTGGACGCCGCGCTGCGCGTGGAGATGCGCCAGGAGATCCTGCAGCTCCATCACACGCTGAAAAACACCATGATCTACGTCACCCACGATCAGGTGGAGGCAATGACGCTCGCAGACCGCATCGTGGTGCTCTATAAGGGAAAAATTGAACAGGTAGGGACGCCGCTCGAACTGTATAACACGCCGGCGAATCTCTTTGTCGCCGAATTTATCGGCACACCTAAAATCAATATCCTGCCCGCCGTCTGGCGGCAGGGCATGCTGCATCTTGCCGATGATCTTCGCTTTCCGCTTTCACGCCAGCCGATAGGCGCACGTGACGGCGACAAGATGTTCGTGGCGATCCGTCCGGAACATATGCAATACCAACAACCAGGCGACTTTAGCCTGAACGGACGAACCCGTCTTTGCGAACTACAGGGTGACTCTACGCTGGTATGGCTGGAGGTGGCAGGGCAATCGCTATGTCTGAAATCCTTCCAGCAGTTGAGTTTCCCGGCGCAAAGCGCATTAACTCTGACCGTGCAGGAGCAACATCTTCATCTGTTTGATTCGATAGGAAAACGTGTGACTTTCGCCTGA